The segment GTGATGATCCAGCAGTACTTTCTTTATTCTCGAGTACAGAAGCACTTGGAGTAACTCCAGAACAAATTTTATCTGAGATTGGTACCTATGGAGTGCCAGAGTTTGGAACGCATTTTGTTCGTAACATGTTAAAACAAACCAAACCAACTACTTTTGCGGAATTACTACAAATTTCTGGTTTGTCTCACGGAACGGACGTTTGGAATAATAATGCAGAAAGTTTAATTCAATCAGGAACCGCTGTATTATCTGAATGTATTGGATGTCGTGATGATATTATGGTGTACTTAATTCACCATGGATTAGAAGATGGATTATCCTTTAAAATTATGGAAAGTGTACGTAAAGGGAAAGGAATTACTCCAGAAGATCAAGACAAAATGCGAGAAGCGGATGTGCCAGAATGGTATATTGATTCTTGCTTGAAAATTAAGTATATGTTCCCAAAAGCCCATGCGGCAGCGTATGTCTTAATGGCGTTACGAGTAGCGTACTTTAAAGTACATTTCCCAATTTTATATTACTGTGCATATTTCTCTATTCGTGCGAAACGTTTTGATTTGGAACTATTTTTACGAGATAAGTCCGTAGTTGTGGAAAAAATTAAAGAAATTCGTAAAAAAGGACCACAAGAAATTACAGCCATTGAAAAAGAATTATTACCCGCTATGGAGATTGCCAATGAGATGTTACAACGTGGCTATCACTTTGCCAACGTTGATTTATATCGTTCAGAAGCACAAAACTTTGTCATTGATGGGGATACATTAATTTGTCCGTTCAATGTGATTCCAAGTTTAGGGGATACTGTAGCAGAAAAAATTATGAGTGAACGAGAAAAGAGTCCGTTTATCTCAAAAGAAGATTTAATGAACCGAACAGGAATTAGTAAAACTGTGGTGGAATATATGACGCAAACACACATCTTAGATGATTTACAAGATGAAAATCAATGCTCTTTATTTGATTTTTAGTCATAGAAAGTTTACAAAAGAAAAAACATGGCGTATACTAGGTGTACAGAATACAGAGAGGAGTGGGCGATTTTTTCGCGCACTCTTTTTGTTAACCAAAGGAGGGCGACCCGTGAACAATGTTGTCGAAGCTGTAAACGAATTAGTGCTACCAATTTTAGAAGAGAAAAATTTCGAATTAGTAGATACTGAATTTGTAAAAGAAGGAAATGACTGGTTTTTACGTGTGTATATTGATAAACCAGGAGGAATTGACATTGACGAATGTGTCTTTGTAAGTGAGCGTTTGAGTGAACAATTAGATATTACGGATCCAATCCCTCAAGCGTACTTTTTAGAAGTTTCTTCACCAGGAGCAGAACGACCTTTGAAAAAAGAGCAAGATTGGGAAAATGCATTAGCCAATCATGAATATATCCATGTTTCTCTTTATCAAAAATTAGAAGGTGAAAAGCAATATCAAGGCTTTTTAGAAGCAATGGATGAAGAAAGTATTACATTAAAAATTCGTATTAAAACAAGAGAAAAAGAAATTACAATCCCACGTCAAATGATCGCAAAAGCACGTTTGGCGATTCAATTTTAGGAAGGAATCAAACATGAGTAAACAATTAATCCAAGCATTAGATGTACTTGAGGAAGAAAAAGGTATTTCAAAAGAAGTTTTGATTGATGCCATTGAAGCTGCATTAATCTCAGCATATCGCCGTCATTTTGGTCAAGCCCAAAATGTAAAAGTGGTTTTTGATCCTAAAAAAGGAGAATGCCACATTTATGCAATGAAAGAAATTATTCCAGATGATGAAACAGTCTTTGACTCTCAATTAGAAATTCATCAATCTGATATTTTTGAATATGCTAAAAATGCGACAGAACGTCGTAAATTTATGCATTATGAAGTAGGAGATGAATTCCCAGTAGAAATCACTCCAGATAACTTTGGACGTATCGCAGCCCAAACTGCAAAACAAGTGATTTTACAACGTGTACGTGAAGCAGAACGTGAAATCATTTATAACGAATTTAGTGAATATGAAAAAGAAATTTTACAAGGAACAGTAGAACGTCAAGATAGTCGTTACGTTTATGTAAACCTTGGTAAAATTGAAGCGGTATTATCACAAAAAGAACAAATGCCAAATGAAGTGTACAAACCTCATGAAAAAATTAAAGTATACGTTTCTAATGTAGAAAGTACAACTCGTGGACCACAAGTTTTTGTTAGCCGCAGTCATCCAAACTTAGTAAAACGTTTATTTGAAAATGAAGTACCAGAAATCTTTGATGGCTCTGTAGAAATCATGAGTATTGCTCGTGAAGCTGGAGATCGTTCTAAGATTGCGGTTCGTTCAAAAAATGAAAACATTGACCCAGTAGGAACAATGGTTGGACCTCGTGGACAACGTGTTCAAACGGTAGTGAATGAATTACACGGAGAAAATATGGATATCATCGAATATAGCGATGATAAAGCAACTTACATTTGCAACGCATTAAATCCAGCCAAAGTATTAGAAGTAGTAGAAGATGAAATTAATCATAAATGTATCGTCATCGTTCCAACTGACCAATTATCATTAGCGATTGGTAAAGGAGGACAAAATGCTCGTTTAGCTGCTCGTTTAACAGGTCAAAAGATTGATATCAAATCAGAAGATGAATGGGAAGCAATGAAAGATGACTTCTTTGCCGCTCAAGAAGCAGCGAAAGAAGAAAAAGAAGCCATCGAAGAATTAGGCGAAACAGCAACAAGTATTGATGATTTATTACAAAACATGGAAATCACATCTTTAGAAGAGGAATAAGATGAAAAATAAAAAAATCCCAATGCGTAAATGTGTTGTCAGCAATGAGTTGTATCCTAAAAAACAACTTGTTCGTGTGGTAAAAAATAAGGAAGGCGAATTAATGATTGATGCTTCTGGTAAAGCAGCCGGTCGTGGTGCTTATGTTTGTCTTGATGTGGACATTGCTAAAGAAGCAAAGAAAAAACATGCCTTAGATAAAGCTTTGAATACGAAAGTGCCTGAAGCATTTTATCAAGAATTGATTGATTATATTGAACATATCATTATTCGTAAAGAGTTATTTGATCATGGATCCTAAACAAAAATTATTAAATCTTCTAGGAATTGCGCAACGCGCAGCTCAGCTAGTTACTGGAGAAAGTTTAACCCTAGAAGCGATTCGTAAAAAAAGAATTGCTTTAGTTTTTGTAGCAAGTGATGCTAGTGAAAACACGAAAAAGCAATTTTGTGATAAAGCAAAATATTATCAAATTCCTTTGTTTATGCCTTATACTTCCTTGGAATTAAGCCAAGCAATTGGTCAAAAACGAAGTGTGATTGGTATTCGTGACAAAGGATTTGCTAAAAAAATTAAAGAGTATTTAGCAGAAATTGAATAAGAGGAGGAGTTTATATGACAAAAAAACGGGTTTATGAATTAGCCAAAGAGTTAAATCAGCCAAGTAAAGAAGTAGTTGCGAAAGCAAAAGAATTAGGCTTGGATATTCATAATCACATGGCTAGTTTAGATGCTGCAGCTGAACAAAAAATTCGTGCTGCCTACGAAAAACCAAAAGCAGAAAAACCAGCCTCACAACCAAAAGCAGAAAAAAGCCATGCTGAAGGCAAAGATAAACAGGTGAAGAAAAAGAATCAAGATCGACCTTCCCACCAAGATAAGAAGAAAAAAGACAAGGGTGGTAAAATGAACAAAAACAATAATAACAATAATCAAAATAATCATAAAAATAATGCTAAACGCGATGCATTTAAAAATAATAAAAACCAAAAGGGTAAACGTAACCACAAAAAAGGAGCTGTAGCCAAACAAGAACCAAAAGCAGCTCCAGTACGTAAACAAAAAGAATTACCAGAAGTATTGGTTTATACTGATGGTATGACTATTGCAGAAATTGCGAAAAAAATCCATCGTGACCCAGCAGAAATCATCAAAAAATTATTTATGATGGGTGTTATGGCGACACAAAACCAAAGCTTAGATAAAGAAACTATTGAAATTTTAGCAGATGAATACGGTATTAAAGCAGAAGAAAAAGTACAAGTAGATATCGCTGATTTAGATCGTTTCTTTGATGATGAAGATCGCAAAGAGGAAAACTTAACAACTCGCCCACCAGTAGTTACAATTATGGGACACGTTGACCACGGGAAAACAACATTACTAGATACATTACGTAATTCTAAAGTGGCAACAGGCGAAGCTGGAGGAATTACTCAACATATCGGTGCGTACCAAGTAGAAATTGATGGTAAGAAAATTACTTTCTTAGATACACCAGGACACGCTGCCTTCACAGAAATGCGTGCCCGTGGAGCTCAAGTAACGGATATTACAATCTTAATTGTTGCAGCAGACGATGGAGTAATGCCACAAACTATCGAAGCGATTAACCACGCCAAAGCTGCAGGAGTGCCAATTATTGTTGCGGTAAACAAAATTGATAAACCAGAAGCAAATCCAGACCATGTAAAACAAGAATTAATGGAATATGGTTTAATCCCAGAAGAATGGGGCGGAGATACAATCTTTGTAGAAATTTCTGCGAAAAACAACATCAATATTGATGAATTATTAGAAATGATCTTATTAGTTGCAGAAGTAGAAGATTATAAAGCAGATGCTGATCGTCGTGCGATTGGTACTGTTATTGAAGCTCGCTTAGATAAAGGAAAAGGTCCAGTTGCGACTTTATTAGTTCAAGAAGGAACAATGCACGTAGGAGATCCAATCGTAGTGGGAAATACTTTTGGTCGTGTTCGTGTTATGACAAATGATATTGGTCGTCGTGTAAAAGTTGCGACTCCATCTACACCAGTAGAAATTACTGGATTAAATGATGTCCCTTCTGCAGGAGATCGTTTCGTTATCTTTGAAGATGAAAAATCTGCTCGTGCTGCTGGGGAAGAACGTGCAAAACGTGCTTTAGCACAACAACGTCAACAAACTGCAAAAGTTACATTAGATAACTTATTTGATACTTTAAAACAAGGTCAAATGAAAGAAGTAAATGTAATTATCAAAGCAGACGTACAAGGTTCTGTCGAAGCATTAGCAGCGAGCTTGAATAAAATTGATGTTGAAGGCGTTCGTGTTAACATCGTTCACTCTGCTGTAGGTGCAATTAATGAAAGTGACGTAACGTTAGCATCTGCAAGTAATGCGATTATCATCGGATTTAACGTACGCCCTACACCACAAGCAAAACAACAAGCGGAAGCAGAAGATGTAGAAATTCGTCTACACCGCATCATTTACAATGTAATTGATGAAATTGAAACAGCGATGAAAGGAATGTTAGATCCAGAATTCAAAGAAGTGATTACAGGACAAATGGTTGTTCGTGAAACCTTCAAAGTATCTAAAGTGGGTACAATTGCTGGATGCTACGTTTTAGATGGCTTCATTCGTCGTGATTCAGGCGTTCGTGTTATTCGTGATGGTATTGTAATTTACGAAGGACAATTAGCAAGCTTGAAACGTTTCAAAGATGATGTGAAAGAAGTTAAACAAGGCTTTGAATGTGGAGCAATGATTGAAAACTTCAATGACATTAAAGTAGATGACGTAATTGAAGGATACATCATGGAAGAAATTAAACGTGTATAGGAGAAAAAAAGATGGCAAACTATCGTAGTTATCGTGTAGCACAAGAAATTCAACGAGAAGTGAATGATATTTTACAACGTCGTGTTCGTGATCCACGTGTACAGAACATTACCATTACAGATGTCGCTGTCACTGGAGATTTGCAACAAGCTACTATTTACTATAGCTTGTTAAGCGATAAAGCGAGTGATCATCAAAAAGCAGAACAGGGATTACAAAAAGCTACCGGTTTAATTCGTAAAGAATTAGGACGTCGTTTGCGTATTTACAAAACGCCAGAATTGACGTTTAAAGAAGATGAATCTGTTCGCTATGGAAATCATATTGATGATTTAATTCGTAAAATGAGAGAACAAGAACAGCGCTAAATTAACCAAGCTCATACAGAGAAGTCTGTGTGAGCTTTTTTTAAAGGAGAAGAACAATGGATGGAATCATTCCTTTATGGAAAGAAAAAGGCATGACAAGTCATGACTGCGTATTTAAAATGCGTAAAATTTTACAAACCAAAAAAGTAGGACATGGAGGCACTTTAGATCCAAGTGTCGAAGGAGTATTACCGATTTGTGTCGGTCGAGCAACAAAATTAGTCGAAAAATTGCATGAATTACCAAAAACATATATGGGAGAAATTACATTAGGAATTGCGACAGAAACAGAAGATGCAGATGGTGAAGTGATTGCTAAAAAAGAAGTGACTACCCCTTTATCCACAGAAGAAATTGATGCGGCAATGGCTTCTTTTGTAGGAACAATGATTCAAATCCCACCGATGTATTCAGCAGTAAAAGTAAAGGGAAAACGTCTGTATGAATATGCTAGAAATCATGAAGAAGTAGAACGTCCACAGCGTGAAGTGACAATTTATGAATTCAAACGTGCAAGTGCTCCTGACTATGATGAAAAAACAAAAACACAACGTTGGCGTTTTGTTGTGACTTGTTCCAAAGGGACCTATATTCGTACGTTATCTGTGGATCTTGGAGAAAAATTAGGATTTCCTGCACATATGTCTCAATTGGTGCGTTTAGCCAGTGGTGGATTCCAAGCTAAAGATGCAGTGAAATTATCAGAAGTGGAAGCAGCAGTGGAAAAAAATCAGTTATCTCATTGCCTATTTTCAATTTCTGAAGTGATGAAAGACCAACCTCGTCGTGATTTATCTCAATCTGAATATCATGTGGTTAAAAATGGAGGGAAGGTAGAAAAATTACCTTCTGAAAAAGAATGGCATGAAATTGCATTTTACTACCAAGATGAGCTCGTGGCGTTGTATCATGATCGAGGAGGCAAACCAACTTGGTTTTGCGATATTATGATTCAGATTGGTGGAAAATAAAATGAAAAAAATAAATTTGCATGAGCCTTATCAACCACAAAATTTCCCACCTTGTGTGTTATTACTTGGTTTTTTTGATGGAGTACATCTAGGGCATCAAGCTTTATTAGAACAAGGGAGAAAATTGGCTAAAGAAAAAGGAATTCCTTTAGCGATTCTTACTTTTTCTCGTCATCCATCGATGATTTTTAAAAAACAAGCGCCTTTCCAATATTTATTACCGCAAACAGAAAAAGAAGAGGTTTTTGCGGAATGGGGTGTCGATTTACTTTATTGTGTAGAATTTACGAGTCGTTTTGCGAACTTATCAGCAGAAGACTTTGTTAAAAAATATATTTTAGGTCTACAAGCTCGAGCAGTAGTAGTAGGCTTTGATTATCATTATGGAGCGCAAAAAGCAGCTTCAGCGTTAGATTTAAAAATGGCGTTAGATGCGATTTGTCCAGTAACGATTGTTCCTTGCTTTGAACAAGGTGGAAAAAAAGTGAGTTCGACTAGAATTCGCAATGCCTTGCGTCAAGGAAAAATGGAAGAAGTACAAGCTTGTTTAGGTCACGCTTATACTATGAAAGGATATGTCGTTCGAGGAGATGCGAGAGGGCGTACGCTCGGGTTTCCTACTGCGAATTTAAATATGCCTGTCGATCAACTTTTACCGATGGATGGGATTTATATTGTAGAAGTAGCTTGGGAAGGAAAAACATATCAAGGGATGGCAAGCATTGGTCATAATGTGACGTTTGGTGCTCATGCTCGTAGTATTGAAGTGCATATTTTAGACTTTAATGAAGAGATTTATGGCGAAACGTTAGCGATTTCTTG is part of the Catellicoccus marimammalium M35/04/3 genome and harbors:
- the nusA gene encoding transcription termination factor NusA, with amino-acid sequence MSKQLIQALDVLEEEKGISKEVLIDAIEAALISAYRRHFGQAQNVKVVFDPKKGECHIYAMKEIIPDDETVFDSQLEIHQSDIFEYAKNATERRKFMHYEVGDEFPVEITPDNFGRIAAQTAKQVILQRVREAEREIIYNEFSEYEKEILQGTVERQDSRYVYVNLGKIEAVLSQKEQMPNEVYKPHEKIKVYVSNVESTTRGPQVFVSRSHPNLVKRLFENEVPEIFDGSVEIMSIAREAGDRSKIAVRSKNENIDPVGTMVGPRGQRVQTVVNELHGENMDIIEYSDDKATYICNALNPAKVLEVVEDEINHKCIVIVPTDQLSLAIGKGGQNARLAARLTGQKIDIKSEDEWEAMKDDFFAAQEAAKEEKEAIEELGETATSIDDLLQNMEITSLEEE
- the rnpM gene encoding RNase P modulator RnpM → MKNKKIPMRKCVVSNELYPKKQLVRVVKNKEGELMIDASGKAAGRGAYVCLDVDIAKEAKKKHALDKALNTKVPEAFYQELIDYIEHIIIRKELFDHGS
- the ribF gene encoding riboflavin biosynthesis protein RibF, with protein sequence MKKINLHEPYQPQNFPPCVLLLGFFDGVHLGHQALLEQGRKLAKEKGIPLAILTFSRHPSMIFKKQAPFQYLLPQTEKEEVFAEWGVDLLYCVEFTSRFANLSAEDFVKKYILGLQARAVVVGFDYHYGAQKAASALDLKMALDAICPVTIVPCFEQGGKKVSSTRIRNALRQGKMEEVQACLGHAYTMKGYVVRGDARGRTLGFPTANLNMPVDQLLPMDGIYIVEVAWEGKTYQGMASIGHNVTFGAHARSIEVHILDFNEEIYGETLAISWLHYLRAEEQFDSVHELIHQLQEDEKNTRQYFAQRK
- the infB gene encoding translation initiation factor IF-2; amino-acid sequence: MTKKRVYELAKELNQPSKEVVAKAKELGLDIHNHMASLDAAAEQKIRAAYEKPKAEKPASQPKAEKSHAEGKDKQVKKKNQDRPSHQDKKKKDKGGKMNKNNNNNNQNNHKNNAKRDAFKNNKNQKGKRNHKKGAVAKQEPKAAPVRKQKELPEVLVYTDGMTIAEIAKKIHRDPAEIIKKLFMMGVMATQNQSLDKETIEILADEYGIKAEEKVQVDIADLDRFFDDEDRKEENLTTRPPVVTIMGHVDHGKTTLLDTLRNSKVATGEAGGITQHIGAYQVEIDGKKITFLDTPGHAAFTEMRARGAQVTDITILIVAADDGVMPQTIEAINHAKAAGVPIIVAVNKIDKPEANPDHVKQELMEYGLIPEEWGGDTIFVEISAKNNINIDELLEMILLVAEVEDYKADADRRAIGTVIEARLDKGKGPVATLLVQEGTMHVGDPIVVGNTFGRVRVMTNDIGRRVKVATPSTPVEITGLNDVPSAGDRFVIFEDEKSARAAGEERAKRALAQQRQQTAKVTLDNLFDTLKQGQMKEVNVIIKADVQGSVEALAASLNKIDVEGVRVNIVHSAVGAINESDVTLASASNAIIIGFNVRPTPQAKQQAEAEDVEIRLHRIIYNVIDEIETAMKGMLDPEFKEVITGQMVVRETFKVSKVGTIAGCYVLDGFIRRDSGVRVIRDGIVIYEGQLASLKRFKDDVKEVKQGFECGAMIENFNDIKVDDVIEGYIMEEIKRV
- the rbfA gene encoding 30S ribosome-binding factor RbfA, with product MANYRSYRVAQEIQREVNDILQRRVRDPRVQNITITDVAVTGDLQQATIYYSLLSDKASDHQKAEQGLQKATGLIRKELGRRLRIYKTPELTFKEDESVRYGNHIDDLIRKMREQEQR
- the rimP gene encoding ribosome maturation factor RimP, whose protein sequence is MNNVVEAVNELVLPILEEKNFELVDTEFVKEGNDWFLRVYIDKPGGIDIDECVFVSERLSEQLDITDPIPQAYFLEVSSPGAERPLKKEQDWENALANHEYIHVSLYQKLEGEKQYQGFLEAMDEESITLKIRIKTREKEITIPRQMIAKARLAIQF
- the truB gene encoding tRNA pseudouridine(55) synthase TruB; translated protein: MDGIIPLWKEKGMTSHDCVFKMRKILQTKKVGHGGTLDPSVEGVLPICVGRATKLVEKLHELPKTYMGEITLGIATETEDADGEVIAKKEVTTPLSTEEIDAAMASFVGTMIQIPPMYSAVKVKGKRLYEYARNHEEVERPQREVTIYEFKRASAPDYDEKTKTQRWRFVVTCSKGTYIRTLSVDLGEKLGFPAHMSQLVRLASGGFQAKDAVKLSEVEAAVEKNQLSHCLFSISEVMKDQPRRDLSQSEYHVVKNGGKVEKLPSEKEWHEIAFYYQDELVALYHDRGGKPTWFCDIMIQIGGK
- a CDS encoding YlxQ-related RNA-binding protein, yielding MDPKQKLLNLLGIAQRAAQLVTGESLTLEAIRKKRIALVFVASDASENTKKQFCDKAKYYQIPLFMPYTSLELSQAIGQKRSVIGIRDKGFAKKIKEYLAEIE